Part of the Oceanidesulfovibrio indonesiensis genome is shown below.
CTTGCAAAGTTGATGAGCCGCTGTGTGGTGCCGCCCTGGTTCATCAGCTCGCCGGCCAGCACGAAGAAGGGCACGGCCATGAGCGGGAAGGAGTTCATGCCCTGGAAGAATCGCTGGGCCAGGAGGATGAGCGGGGTATCCATGACAACGAGGCCGGCCAGGGCGGACAGGCCCAGGCACAGCGCCACGGGCACACCGAGAAACAATGTGATGACGAAGACCGCGGCGACCAGGGAGATCATGAGCGCGCCTCCGTGGCGCTGTTGTTTTCCTTGTCCTGCTCTTCCTGAATGCTTGCAGCGATGGCGTCCAGATCCACCAGGGAGGCGGAAGCGATATTCGCGGTGGAGCCTGCCGGCGTAGGGCAGCGGTCGTGCAGGAAATCGGCCAGCACGTCCAGCACCATCATGGCCATGCCGATCGGAATGGCCAGATACGGCCAGATCATAGGCAGATCAAAGGCCGTGGAGACCTGGAACCGGCTCTTGTAAGCAAGCTGCCAGCCCTGCCAGGCCATGAGGCTGAGAAACGCAATGGTGGCCAGCTGCACGCCTGGGGCGATGAAGCGGTCGTACACGCCCTCGGGAAGGCGTTCCACCAGAAAACGGACGCCTATGTGCCGGCCGCGGCGGAAGGCTATGACGCTTCCGAACATGGCCATCCAGATCATGATGAACCGGGAGACCTCCTCGCTCCACGGGAACGGCGCGTAGACCACGAAGCGGAAGAACACCTGGAGCAGGATTATGACGGTCATGGCCGTGCCGGTGAGCACAATGAGCGCTGCGCACAACTTGATCTGCCAGTTGGCGAGTTGGTTGACGCTGTAGGATATGGTGCGAAGCCAGGGCATTCCTTGGACCTGAAGAGGCCGGCCGCCATGGCGACCGGCCCCGGATAGAGTGCGTATGAAAAAACGGCAGCCGCGCTACTGGGCCTCGGCCAGCGCCTTGTTCGCGGTGTCGATGTACTCCTGGACGATGGCGTCTTCCTTGCCGGCCACGGCGGTTTCAGCCTCGGCGGCGGCTGCCAGCGCGGCGTCAACCCATTCATCGCCGAGCTTCTCTCGGACGTACTTCAGACCGGCGGGCTGGGCTACCTCGCGGAACTTGGCAAGATCTTCAGCCGTGGGATGATAAATCTCCATGCCCTTCTCCGCGAGGCTCTGGAGCGCCTTGCCGTTGGCTTCCTGGTTGAAGGCGCAATGGGCGATGGCGAACTGCTTCGCCGCCTCGTCCAGAGCCTTCTGCTGGATCTCGGTGAGACCCTGGTAGAAGGACTCGTTCACGAATACGAAGAGCGGGTTGTACACATGGCCGTCCAGCACCAGGTGGTTCTGGACCTCGTAGAACTTCATGTCGTGGATGAGCGCGATGGGGCACTCCATTGCGTCCACCACACCCTGCTGCAGCGCCATATACAACTCGCTGAAAGCGATGGGGGTGGGGTCGGCGCCCATGGCCTTGACCATGGCCATATGGGCAGGGTTCTCCATGGTGCGGACCTTGAGGCCTTCGAGGTCCGAGGGCTGGTGAATGGGGGTCTTCTTGTTGGTGAAGTGGCGGAAGCCGTTTTCAGTGATGGCCAGGATGCGCACGCCGGTCTTCTTGACGAACACTTCCTTGAACTTCTCGGCGAAGTCGGAGTTGAAGAACTCCCAGGCCGCCGCGTTGCTGGAGAAGAGGTAGGGAATGTCGAAGATCATGACCTCGGGGAAGAAACCGGGCACCGGGCCGCCGGAAAGGGTGGCCATTTCGATGGTGCCGATCTGCACGCCTTCCAGTGCTTCGCGCTCTGCGCCGAGCTGGCTCGCGTGGTAGAACGTGGCGTCGATCTCGCCGTCGCTCATGGTTTCGGCGACGTTCATGAATATCTTGCCGGCTTTCACCGTGCGGTTGTCAGGATTGTCCGGACCGGAGTTGGCAATGCGGATCGACACGGAGCCGGCGTGGGCGGCGGACACCAACACGACGGCAAGGAGTACGGCAGCGACCAGAGATACAAGTCGTTTCATGAAGAAGTCTCCCTGAGCAAAATTGTTAATGCGACGGGGTGTAATTGGATAAAAATCACAAAATTGTTTGGGACTGCGAGGAAA
Proteins encoded:
- a CDS encoding DctP family TRAP transporter solute-binding subunit, with protein sequence MKRLVSLVAAVLLAVVLVSAAHAGSVSIRIANSGPDNPDNRTVKAGKIFMNVAETMSDGEIDATFYHASQLGAEREALEGVQIGTIEMATLSGGPVPGFFPEVMIFDIPYLFSSNAAAWEFFNSDFAEKFKEVFVKKTGVRILAITENGFRHFTNKKTPIHQPSDLEGLKVRTMENPAHMAMVKAMGADPTPIAFSELYMALQQGVVDAMECPIALIHDMKFYEVQNHLVLDGHVYNPLFVFVNESFYQGLTEIQQKALDEAAKQFAIAHCAFNQEANGKALQSLAEKGMEIYHPTAEDLAKFREVAQPAGLKYVREKLGDEWVDAALAAAAEAETAVAGKEDAIVQEYIDTANKALAEAQ
- a CDS encoding TRAP transporter small permease, whose product is MPWLRTISYSVNQLANWQIKLCAALIVLTGTAMTVIILLQVFFRFVVYAPFPWSEEVSRFIMIWMAMFGSVIAFRRGRHIGVRFLVERLPEGVYDRFIAPGVQLATIAFLSLMAWQGWQLAYKSRFQVSTAFDLPMIWPYLAIPIGMAMMVLDVLADFLHDRCPTPAGSTANIASASLVDLDAIAASIQEEQDKENNSATEARS